Part of the Quercus robur chromosome 5, dhQueRobu3.1, whole genome shotgun sequence genome, AATGGGCAGAAGAAGGATATAATATAAAGAGTGATAAAAACCTCGAACCtcaaaatctcttttcattgctAGCTTCCAACAAACTTTGCCAGCACCAACACCCCACACATCCAAGGAATAAAGCATATCCAAAAACAAAGCCAACGCTTCTAACTCCCAATCCTGCACTGAACAACAGAATAGAATGTAACAATGAAGCCTCCAATTAGAGAAACGCATAACTTCTGACATAGAAGACTCCCTTACCCACCTGGTACTATACGATGCTGGAAACAGTTCTTTAAGAGAACAATCCCTACACGGCTACACCATACATCCTCCCAAACCTTCACACTAGTACCATCACCCACATCATActgaaaaaattttgaaaaatccaacTAACTACTTTTAATTGATTTCCACATACTAACACCATAGGTCTTTGACACCAATTTTGTACGCCAACCACCCAATTCGTCCCCACATTTTGCCTCAATGACCCTCGTCCAAAGACTATTATGATTATACTCTATTATTAAAATtccaaatacaaattttatagtttattttaaataatatattttcataatttattataatttcttttccttttgtttttttaaatcagAGTATATATATTGACTGTCATCATCAGAAGTTCAGTTCttcaaaaggaaacaaaaaattcaagtgaaaatgaattaagatttttatcactATGTTGTGCAAGGTAAATTAATCACAATGGAAGAAATCCTAGAATAAGCAAGATACAGTTCAGAAATTTCTAGTGATCGGCTGATGTTACAACTACAAGCTATGTATGTACATAATACTGTAATAGTATCTTCTCGAGAGAAGTCAATTGTTTATTTCGATACATGAAACCTCAAGCATGCCTCAAAACCAGTGAAAAAAGAACTACTCCCAGCTTACCATTCAATTGTACTTTTCTCTATTCCTCCACTTACTACACAAATTTGAATTCGGTACCTTGGTTATTCGGCCACCATCAATTTTCCAGAAGACGACTGTAATCACAGGAAGTTAACCACTACCAGCCAAGCCCACTAACTGAGCGACTGCATCTTTAAGGCGAGAAATGTGAGTCAAGAACTTGGCATTAAGTGCAATGGCACTGTGATTTTGCTGCCACTCGAAAAGACCATCATCAATAACCTTTAATCCGCTCTGCAGCAATTCCACTCCCTCACTAATGCCATCTGGAAGCTTCCTTTTCTTGTTGAGTTGCTTCTCCTCATCAATCACCATGCTTTCACATCCCATAGCCTTTGCATCAATTTCTGAAAACTTTCGAACCACTTCTTTCAGCATTAGACCATCCCTTATGAGCAACCCAAGCTGCTCAGAGCTTGGTGTAATTGTAAGAAGAGCCGTTTCCTTCTCAAGAAATGCCTTCAATTCAGACATAAATCTCTCTTCATTTGCCTCATCTCCTGATAGATCATATGAAAGAGCTGCAGTCTGGGGCACAAATCTCCATAGTTGATTGCAAGAAGTGCGGGCAGCAAAATATCCAAATGCTGTTATTGCCAAATGAATTAATGCCCAATGCTGCTCTCTTAGTAGCATGTGATACAATTCCCAGATGGCGGAACACTTCGCACTTTCATCACTTTCAGTAATTTCCATGTGACCGAGTCCTGCCATGAAAAGAGCTAGATTTGGTTTGCACTGATACAATTGAGTATCTGAGGCTGTTGACCCTGAGATAAATAAGCTTTTAAGCCCCAAGATGACTTCTTCCATCTCAACAGCTGCATATAGATGCTTCATATTTGAGATGATTCCTAATGTTTCACTTAAGAGTTTACAGTAATGGTCCTTTGTTAGTTGATCCAAGGTATTTCTGTAGTTATGAATAATAGAACCTAGAAATTTCAGCATCTTTGCGTCAATATTAGGCATACTCACCTGGCTACAGGATATGAAAAAAGAATCATTAATTAATGAAAGAAATCTGAAATTAAGTTAAAAGAATCCATCCCAAGCAAAAGAGTAATGGAACTCAAAGCAATGCATGCAGGAGAAAATAATGACTTAGTGACCCAGAATTTATACACATCATCTCAAAGCTTCTGGAAAATCTATTCAAATACTAATACTATtcatgaattataaaaaatttgaacaccGAAACTGGTAGTCCTAAAATTTGGGGCCTTTAAAAAAGTCTTGCTAATAAAGTCAAAATTCCCAAATGGTACTTGGTTATTATCACTGAACTAAAACAGCTCATGCTCAAGCTTCTAGGAATTTGATTACTTACAGAGACTGCAAGGAGGCAGAAAGAGCAAAGACTGGAACCCCATATACACCAGAATTACAAGCTCTCATTGAtttgtcatcaaaaccctctaAGAAGCCAAAGTAATCAGTAAAGATTCTCTGAGTAGCAATACTTCTCATCCCATCTGAAAGCAAATTCAGTGGAAAGCCTTCCATGAACAGGGCTACACACATAACTGATGATAATTGAGATCTGTCATCACCAGCAATGGACTTGTAAACATGGTCAACAACAGATTGTGGACCATAAGTAAGAATCCTGCTAATTGATCCTGCCATTTTTCTCATTGCAGAACCCCTAACAAAAACTGATTCTGGAGCTGCCACCAATTTCATTAAAGAGCAAAGTTGATCAATAACACCTGTCACCAAACTTATCTCACCATAACGCACCATAAAACACCAAAGTTCCATCACAATCTCCCGGCAAAGAAAGTGAGGATGAAAGAAATTCACAAGCAGGAAAGACTCAAGTTCCCCCCAAGCAGCACTTGAAGAGACCACAATCATGAAGGTTTCCAGTGCAtgcaaaagagaagaaaacataGGTAGCCAATCTATTTCAGCTTGTTTTCCAGAACCATATAATTCAGGAATTTGCATGACAAGGATGGAGGAATATACCTCTTCATCAACTAATATGTCTAAGAACCATCCAAGCTTACTGGTCATTCCAAGTTTTAGATCTTCATCAAGATCAAGAGAATATTTCAGGAAATTAAGAAACAATACAACTCGACCGAGCAACAGCGTTCTCTCCCCAGTCATGTCTTCACAACTGACCAAAAAGATTTGATCCATTGAAGTTATTCTAGAATCACTACTTGAATCCCCATTGCTAGAGTTTGAGTGGCTTTCGCCAATGAACAACCAGTCCAGAATTCTTAATTTTAGCTCTGGTTTCACTTCAACTGAATTTAGCAAAGACTTGAGCAAATCCATGGATGTTTGCTCCAAAAGCTCTGTTATCACTTCACTGGCAGTTTTCATATGTTCTTCATTGCTCATTgaaatttttaatgttaaaattatCATAATGCAGTGTGTTATCTCCCGGTATACCAGATATGCTTGACTTGGATATAGAGAGGATATTTTAACTGCATTAATCAGGTAGAACTTTACTGGAACAAATATTCTTCTAGCTTCAGTTACAGAAATGGTTTCCTTAAGGGAAGAGTTCCAAGCTTTAGCTGCACACCTCAGGGACTCATTAACTAGTGAAAGAAGAGTAAGAATGATATCTGCCACGCTCACCTTCACTGCTAAAGTCTCCTTACCAAGCTGAAGCAAGCTTACCACACCTTTCCACGAAACATTAAGAATGGTAACTAAACTTCCACCATCATTAGCTGCAAGGATGCCCAATTCACACAATTTTTCTATTGCACATTTTGTTATGTTAC contains:
- the LOC126726744 gene encoding uncharacterized protein LOC126726744 isoform X2, giving the protein MEKKSSNEELQSVLEAIKSSDVVESRVQLVKKLGNLEISDQSDLVSVVECLTAFWEDFTCLDVSQCTLNKAILQVAVKYIETDISGCLLQFLSLGSKASIWCKKHLKMTLMSTEESQEEEHYNIFFQLLLDLLSFSAASFSALARYPVSDDKPLMDIVEKYILEQLDVTKDSVSEVKRIGSFGSEVVKVTQLVIDAVIRLCRVYSQAVNREFCDGNPEKDKNCMEFEATSNVTHVSNITKCAIEKLCELGILAANDGGSLVTILNVSWKGVVSLLQLGKETLAVKVSVADIILTLLSLVNESLRCAAKAWNSSLKETISVTEARRIFVPVKFYLINAVKISSLYPSQAYLVYREITHCIMIILTLKISMSNEEHMKTASEVITELLEQTSMDLLKSLLNSVEVKPELKLRILDWLFIGESHSNSSNGDSSSDSRITSMDQIFLVSCEDMTGERTLLLGRVVLFLNFLKYSLDLDEDLKLGMTSKLGWFLDILVDEEVYSSILVMQIPELYGSGKQAEIDWLPMFSSLLHALETFMIVVSSSAAWGELESFLLVNFFHPHFLCREIVMELWCFMVRYGEISLVTGVIDQLCSLMKLVAAPESVFVRGSAMRKMAGSISRILTYGPQSVVDHVYKSIAGDDRSQLSSVMCVALFMEGFPLNLLSDGMRSIATQRIFTDYFGFLEGFDDKSMRACNSGVYGVPVFALSASLQSLQVSMPNIDAKMLKFLGSIIHNYRNTLDQLTKDHYCKLLSETLGIISNMKHLYAAVEMEEVILGLKSLFISGSTASDTQLYQCKPNLALFMAGLGHMEITESDESAKCSAIWELYHMLLREQHWALIHLAITAFGYFAARTSCNQLWRFVPQTAALSYDLSGDEANEERFMSELKAFLEKETALLTITPSSEQLGLLIRDGLMLKEVVRKFSEIDAKAMGCESMVIDEEKQLNKKRKLPDGISEGVELLQSGLKVIDDGLFEWQQNHSAIALNAKFLTHISRLKDAVAQLVGLAGSG
- the LOC126726744 gene encoding uncharacterized protein LOC126726744 isoform X1, with protein sequence MEKKSSNEELQSVLEAIKSSDVVESRVQLVKKLGNLEISDQSDLVSVVECLTAFWEDFTCLDVSQCTLNKAILQVAVKYIETDISGCLLQFLSLGSKASIWCKKHLKMTLMSTEESQEEEHYNIFFQLLLDLLSFSAASFSALARYPVSDDKPLMDIVEKYILEQLDVTKDSVSEVKQRIGSFGSEVVKVTQLVIDAVIRLCRVYSQAVNREFCDGNPEKDKNCMEFEATSNVTHVSNITKCAIEKLCELGILAANDGGSLVTILNVSWKGVVSLLQLGKETLAVKVSVADIILTLLSLVNESLRCAAKAWNSSLKETISVTEARRIFVPVKFYLINAVKISSLYPSQAYLVYREITHCIMIILTLKISMSNEEHMKTASEVITELLEQTSMDLLKSLLNSVEVKPELKLRILDWLFIGESHSNSSNGDSSSDSRITSMDQIFLVSCEDMTGERTLLLGRVVLFLNFLKYSLDLDEDLKLGMTSKLGWFLDILVDEEVYSSILVMQIPELYGSGKQAEIDWLPMFSSLLHALETFMIVVSSSAAWGELESFLLVNFFHPHFLCREIVMELWCFMVRYGEISLVTGVIDQLCSLMKLVAAPESVFVRGSAMRKMAGSISRILTYGPQSVVDHVYKSIAGDDRSQLSSVMCVALFMEGFPLNLLSDGMRSIATQRIFTDYFGFLEGFDDKSMRACNSGVYGVPVFALSASLQSLQVSMPNIDAKMLKFLGSIIHNYRNTLDQLTKDHYCKLLSETLGIISNMKHLYAAVEMEEVILGLKSLFISGSTASDTQLYQCKPNLALFMAGLGHMEITESDESAKCSAIWELYHMLLREQHWALIHLAITAFGYFAARTSCNQLWRFVPQTAALSYDLSGDEANEERFMSELKAFLEKETALLTITPSSEQLGLLIRDGLMLKEVVRKFSEIDAKAMGCESMVIDEEKQLNKKRKLPDGISEGVELLQSGLKVIDDGLFEWQQNHSAIALNAKFLTHISRLKDAVAQLVGLAGSG